A portion of the Wolbachia endosymbiont of Oedothorax gibbosus genome contains these proteins:
- a CDS encoding DUF6792 domain-containing protein → MHAIEQEQQILSEELKFDKRLKLSNGSQEKDNDSKEDDKDDGFKKIIKESIQSAESLKEKLGVKEISYPNDYVFASLANRVYEERENVKRTKDLYGKKLDQALGNWQLLTVAENTDNFNGYVGAAYWNPDTQQIIIAHRGTEPKDGSTILGTMFTNVKGIFFNQHAPQIDSAVTFTDEIISALKEINQEREDDEKEKPYIQLFFTGHSLGGWLAQITTFTAKYLISDGNNFVKNGNFEETGYHASAVIFDSPGGRDMLVRIQDRLMNRYGPSYIDSLDVIPISTNR, encoded by the coding sequence ATGCATGCTATAGAGCAAGAACAACAAATTCTATCAGAAGAACTTAAATTTGATAAAAGGTTGAAATTAAGTAATGGTAGTCAAGAAAAGGATAATGATAGCAAAGAAGATGATAAAGATGATGGCTTTAAAAAAATAATAAAAGAATCAATACAATCAGCAGAAAGTTTAAAAGAAAAGCTTGGTGTCAAGGAAATTTCTTACCCTAACGATTATGTATTTGCGTCACTTGCAAATAGAGTTTATGAAGAAAGAGAAAATGTTAAAAGAACTAAAGACTTATACGGAAAAAAGTTAGATCAAGCATTAGGTAACTGGCAATTACTGACAGTTGCTGAAAATACAGATAATTTTAACGGTTATGTTGGTGCAGCATATTGGAATCCAGATACACAACAAATTATTATTGCACATCGTGGTACTGAGCCAAAAGATGGTAGTACAATTTTGGGCACAATGTTTACAAATGTTAAGGGTATTTTCTTTAATCAACATGCTCCTCAAATTGATTCTGCAGTTACATTTACAGATGAGATCATTAGCGCTCTAAAAGAAATTAACCAAGAAAGAGAGGATGATGAAAAAGAGAAACCATATATACAACTATTTTTTACTGGACATTCTCTAGGAGGATGGCTTGCACAGATTACCACTTTTACAGCAAAATATCTTATAAGCGATGGTAATAATTTTGTTAAAAATGGGAACTTTGAAGAAACTGGTTATCATGCAAGTGCGGTAATTTTTGATAGCCCAGGTGGCAGAGATATGCTGGTACGTATTCAAGACAGACTAATGAACCGCTATGGTCCTTCTTACATAGATTCTCTGGATGTTATACCAATCTCCACTAATAGATAG